TGCCGTTTGAGATTGGAGTCGCTCAAGACCTTCTCCCTGATCAATGAGGGCTTCAGTTGAAGCCGGTGGTAGAAATGAAATCGACGTCGGTCTTGGGTTCGCCACGCATCAGCGCCTCGATGACCTGCGCCAGGGTGCGCCCCTCAAAGAGGATCGCATGCAGACCGGCCACCAGCGGCATGTAGACCTTGACCTCCTGCGACTTGGCCTTGAGCACCTTGAGGGTATTGACCCCTTCGGCCACTTCACCCAGGCGGCTGACAGCTTCGTCGAGACTCAGGCCCTGCCCCAGAGCGTAGCCCACCTGGTAGTTACGGCTCTTGGGCGATGAGCAGGTGACGATCAGGTCACCGACTCCGGCCAGGCCCAGGAACGTCATGGGGTTGGCCCCCTGACTGACCGCGAAGCGGGTCATTTCCGCCAGGGCGCGGGTGATCAGCATGCTTTTGGTGTTCTCGCCCATGCCCAAGGCCACCGCCATGCCGGCGACGATGGCGTAGACGTTCTTCAAGGCGCCGCCCAACTCCACGCCGAAACGGTCGTTGCTGGCATAGACTCGGAACGTCGGGCCATGCAGCGCGGCCTGGACCTTCTGGCACAGCGCCTCGTCCTCGCTGGCGACCACGGTGGCGGTCAGCGCGTGCTCGGCGATCTCGCGGGCCAGGTTCGGCCCGGACAACACACCGATGCGGGCTTTGGGGGCAATTTCTTCGAGGATCTGGCTCATCAGCTTGAAGCTCTGCGCCTCGATACCTTTGGTGAGGCTGACCAGCATCTTGCCTGCCAGGCGCTCGACATGCTCGGCCAGTACGGCGCGCAGCGCACTGGAAGGCAAGGCGACGAAAAGCAGTTCACAATCGTCGAGGGTCGCGGTGAGGTCGGTGACCGGCTCGACCCCCGGCAGCACCTTGATGCCCTTGAGGTAGCGCGGATTCTCGCGATTCACGCGGATCGCCTCGGCCTGCTCGGGATCACGCATCCACTGGCGTACCGGGTGGCCGTTGGCGGCCAGCAGATTTGCGATGGCGGTGCCGAAGCTGCCGCCACCAAGGACCGCTACAGGTTGCAGTGTGCTCATATACCCATCCATCCGGGGCCATTCGTTCTGGCGACGAGGCATTATACGGTCATGGCAAGGCTCTGTAATGCCGCCTTGCGGCAAGGCATGGCAGTCTGCCCATGAAATGCCAGGCAATCTTGGTTAACATGCGCCGCAAAACATGGACAGGCCGCCACCGCGCCCCATGCTCCCGGACGCACATCGACAGGCCTGGCCAAGATCGTCCCGCCCGGGTTCACAGGTCGGTGCCGACAAGGCAAGGGTAGATGTACGCTTCAGAGGCTTTACAGACGCAGCAGGGGTTCATGCCATGAGGCTGCGCCATTGGGACATTCATACACGCACCCAGTTCATCAGCCTCGGCCCGGCGCTGTTGCTGACGCTGGCGCTGACCGCATTCTTTACCTTCGTGCGCCTGCAGGACCTGCGCGAGGAAATCAACCACACCGGCCAGCTCATCGCCAACCAGCTGGCGCCTGCCGCCGAACGCGGCGTGATCACCGATGACGAGGAATCCCTCAAGGCGCTGATGCGCGCGACCCTGTCGATGCCCAGCGTGCAGTACGTGGAGATCCAGGACAGCAGCAACATGCCGCTGACCTACGTCGAGCAGCCGCCCGACCGGACCCAGCCCGGCCGCCAGCTGGATATTTTCCAGGCGCCCATCCAGGCCAGCGCGCACAGCGCCGGAGCCATGGACCCGCGCCGCTATTCAGCCAACGGTGCGGGCTACCTGGGCCGCGTACTGGTCGGCATGTCCAGCGACACCTTCAACCAGCGCCAGCAGGAAATCCTCCTCAAGGCCGGCCTGCTGGCGTTCATCGCCCTGCTGTTCACCTTCCTGTTGGCCCGGCGCCTGGCGCGCAGCCTGTCGCGACCGGTGAGCGAAATGGGCGAGGCGCTCAAGGCCATGCAGAAAGGTGACTACCACACGCCCCTGCCGGTCATCGACGATGCCGAGCTGGGCGCCCTGGCCCGGCACATCAACAACCTGGCGGCCAATCTGGAAAAGGCCAGCCAGGAACAGCAGCACTCCATGGCGCAATTGATTCAGACCCGCGAGCAGGCCGAGCAGGCCAGCAAGGCGAAATCGGACTTCCTGGCGATGATGAGCCATGAACTGCGCACCCCCATGAACGGTGTGCTGGGCATGCTGCAACTGATGGGCACCACCTCGATGACCGTCGAGCAGGCCGAATACGCCGCCCTGGCCACCGAATCCACCGAGCACCTGCTCAAGGTCATCAACGACATCCTCGATTTCTCGCGTATCGAACGCGACGCCTTGCAGCTCGAGGGCATTGCCTTCAACCTCGCCGAACTCATCGTCGCCTCGACCCAGGCCTTCAACCCCACCGCCCAGCAGCGCAAGCTGTCACTGGAACTCGACCTGCAGGAAGGCCTGGAACGTCTGGACGTGATCGGTGATCCGACGCGGATCCGGCAGATCCTGGTCAACCTGATCGGCAACGCGCTGAAGTTCACCGAAGTCGGCGGCGTCAACGTGCGTGCCGGCTGGGTCGCGACGGACGATGAGCAGGTCATGCTCACCTGCGCGGTGCAGGACACCGGCATCGGCATCCGTGCCGAGTGCCTGGAGTCGATGTTCGAAGCCTTCCAGCAGGCTGACAGTTCGATTTCGCGGCGTTATGGCGGCACCGGCCTGGGCCTGCCGATCGCCAGGACCCTGGCCGAGCGCATGGGCGGCAACCTGCAGGCGCGTAGCGAGGAAGGCGTGGGCTCGGTGTTCACCCTCACCCTGCCGTTGCGCCGTGCCTTGCCAGCGGTGGCGGACAATGCAGTGGCCGATACCGACAGCGAAGAGGCCGTCGGCGAGCGCTGCGTGCTGTTGGTCGAGGACAACCCGGTCAACAGCACCGTGGTCAAGGCCATGCTCAAATCGCTGGGCCTGCGTGTCGAAGTCGCCGTCAACGGTGCCGAAGCCGTGCAGATGGCGCGCTCAGGCCACTATGCGCTGATTCTCATGGACTGCCGACTGCCGGTGCTGGACGGCTACGAGGCCACTCGCCAGATTCGCCAGATCGAGGGCCTGGAACGCCTGCCGATCATCGCCCTGACCGCCAACGCCCTGCAGGGTGACCGTGATGCCTGCCTGCAGGCCGGCATGACCGATTACCTGGCAAAGCCCTTCAAGCAGGCCGATCTGCAGCAGGTTTTACGCCGTTGGCTGGCCTTTCGGGCACCTGTGACTGGCGAGAAATGAGAATTTCCGGCAGTCTTGGCAGTCTGTTCATGAACGGGTCACGGTCGGACGACGAATTTCAGTGTACAGGTGTACATTCATTTCACCGCCACTGTGACTTTCATTACAACGCAACAGTCTATGACTAGGCTGCCGGACATCGTCCTGGCGAAACCGTCCGCCAGGACTGGCGCGTGGCCCCGCTCGGCCAGCGTCGCTAGAGAACATTTTGAGGAGCTCGCATGACCAAACAACACGCCTTTACCCGGGAAGACCTGCTGCGCTGCAGTCGCGGCGAGCTGTTCGGCCCAGGTAATGCGCAATTGCCCGCCCCGAACATGCTGATGGTCGATCGCATCACTCACATCAGCGAAGAAGGCGGCAAGTACGGCAAGGGTGAATTGGTCGCCGAGCTGGATATCAACCCCGACCTGTGGTTCTTCGCCTGCCACTTCGAAGGCGACCCCGTCATGCCGGGCTGCCTGGGCCTCGACGCCATGTGGCAGCTGGTCGGTTTCTACCTGGGCTGGCAGGGCAACCCCGGCCGCGGCCGTGCACTCGGCTCGGGCGAAGTGAAGTTCTTCGGCCAGGTCCTGCCGTCGGCGAAGAAGGTCACCTATAACATCCATATCAAGCGCACCATGCGCGGCAAGCTGGTCCTGGCAATCGCCGACGGCACCGTGAGCGTCGATGGTCGCGAAATCTACAGCGCCGAAGGTCTGCGCGTCGGCCTGTTCACTTCTACTGACAACTTCTAAGGGTACCCGCATGCGCCGCGTCGTTATCACTGGTCTGGGCATCGTTTCGTGCTTGGGCAATGACAAAGACACCGTCTCCGCCAACCTGCGTGCTAGCCGCCCTGGCATCCGTTACAACCCGGAATATGCCGAAATGGGTCTGCGTAGCCAGGTTTCCGGCTCCATCGACCTCAACCTCGAAGAACTGATCGACCGCAAGGTGTTCCGCTTCGTCGGCCACGCGGCAGCCTACGCCTACCTGGCCATGGCCGATGCCATCAAGGACTCGGGTCTCACCGAAGAGCAGATCTCCAACCCGCGTACCGGCCTGATCGCCGGCTCCGGCGGCGCCTCGACCCTGAACCAGATGGAAGCGCTGGATATCCTGCGCGAGAAAGGCGTCAAGCGTGTCGGCCCGTACCGCGTCACCCGCACCATGAGCAGCACCGTGTCGGCGTGCCTGGCCACTCCGTTCAAGATCAAGGGCCTGAACTACTCCATCGCTTCGGCCTGCGCCACCAGCGCGCACTGCATCGGCACCGCGATGGAACAGATCCAGATGGGCAAGCAGGACATCGTCTTCGCCGGTGGCGGTGAAGAAGAGCACTGGAGCCAGTCGTTCCTGTTCGACGCCATGGGCGCCCTGTCCAGCAAGCGTAACGACACCCCCGAGAAAGCCTCGCGCGCCTACGACGCCGACCGTGACGGTTTCGTCATCGCTGGCGGTGGTGGCATGGTGGTGGTCGAGGAGCTGGAGCACGCCCTGGCACGTGGTGCGAAGATCTACGCGGAAGTGGTCGGCTACGGCGCGACCTCCGACGGCTACGACATGGTCGCACCAAGCGGCGAAGGTGCCATTCGTTGCATGCAACAGGCGCTGTCCACCGTCGACACCCCTATCGACTACCTCAACACCCACGGCACTTCCACGCCGGTCGGTGACGTGGCAGAGATGAAGGGCGTGCGCGAAGTGTTCGGCGACAAGGCTCCGGCGATCAGCTCCACCAAGAGCCTCTCCGGCCACTCGCTGGGCGCCGCTGGCGTTCACGAAGCCATCTACTGCATGCTGATGATGGAAGGCAACTTCATCGCCGGCTCGGCCAACATCGACGAGCTGGACCCAGAAGTCGCCGACCTGCCGATCGTGCGTCAGACCCAGGAAAACGCCAAGATCGATACCGTGATGAGCAACAGCTTCGGTTTCGGCGGCACCAACGCCACGCTGGTGCTCAAGCGCTGGCAGGGCAAGTGATCGACTGCTGATCGCTGAAAAGAAAAAGGCCAGTCTGCGGACTGGCCTTTTTTTTGCCACTACTGTTCGATCAAGCGCTTTGCTCTGTGGGAGCGAGCCTACCTGGCCCGCATTGTTTTTATGCCCATCTGCTAGGCATCGAGCGCAACCACCTGGCGCATTCAGCCGCAAAGAGGCAGGCCTGGCCCCACGGTCATACCTCTTTCAGCGCCGCCTTCTGTCGCGCCGAGCGCTGGCCGCTGACATTGCCGAAGCGCACCTCCCGGGACGGTGAATAGCCGTAGAACGAGGCGTAGCATTTGCTGAAATGGCTGGGCGAAACGAAGCCGCAGGCCACCCCTACTTCGACTATCGGCAGATCCGAGTGCTGCAGCAAACGGCGGCTCTCGGTGATGCGCAGCTCCAGGTAGTAGCGCACGGGAGTGGTGCCCAGTTGTTCCTTGAACAATCGCTCGATCTGCCGCTTGGAGCGGCCCACGTAGCTGGAAAGCTGGTCCTGACTCAACGGCTCTTCGATATTGGCGCTCATCAGGTTGATCGCCTCGCGCAACGGCTCGCTCATTTTCTCGTGCAACGATGGCTTGGCGCGCCGGTAGCGCGACTCCTCGAAGGCCAGGATGTCGACGATGGCATCGACCAGCCCGCGGCCGTGCAGGGTGTTGATCCACTCCAGCACCATGTTGAACGCGCCGGTCGGACTCGCCGCCGTCAGCCGGTCTCGATCGACCCGGTAGCTTTCACTGGTCACCCGGGCCTCCCGCGCCGTCTCGGCCAATACCGCCCGCTGTTCGGGATGCACGGCGCACTGGTAGCCATCCAGCAGGCCGGCCTGGCCAAGGAACCACGCGCCACTCCATAGCCCGGCCAGCGCCACGCCTCTTTCGGCGGCCAGGTGCAGCAACGCATTGAGCGCCGGGTGGGCCCGCAGAGGCGTACGCAACCCGGAACACAGCACCAGCAGGTCCAGGCCCTGCAAGGCCATGGGCTCGAGACAGGCATCCGGGCAGATCACCAGCCCCAGATCACTGACCACCGAATCGCCGTTCAGGCTGAAGGTTCGGGTGACGAACAACCCCGAGCGGATCAGGTTGGCGGTGACCAGGGTATCCAGGGCCTGAGTGAAGGCCGGCAACGAAAAATGCTCGAGCAGCAGAAAGCCGACCCGAGCCTGACGTGGCGTATCGCCCTTATCCCCTACATAACGAAGGTTCTGCCCTTGCAGACCTTCGCTGAATTGTCTTCTCTCGACCAATCGCGGCCTCTTAGCGAAATACTTGTTGTTCATTCCGACGGGTTGTCGGCCTGACCGTAGCAGCAAGCGAGAGAGGGCATCATACCCCCTCCCCCAGGCCACACTAGCCAGCCAGCGACACCCGGCTACGCTGCAACGCCCCACGGGACAGCCGATCAAGCAGCAAGGCTACCGCCACGATCGCCAGGCCGGCGCGCAGGCCCAACCCCATCTCCATGCGTGTCAGGCCACGGGTGACTTCAGCGCCCAGGCCACCGGCACCGACCAGCCCGGCCAGGACGACCATGGCCAGCGACAGCAGGATGCATTGGTTGAGCCCCACCAGCAGCGTCGGCATCGCGGCAGGAATCTCGATCTTGAACAGAATCGCCCGCGGCGGAGCGCCCAGGGCCTGGCCCAGTTCCAGCAGATCCTTGGGCAGCTGCTTGAAGGCCAGGGTGGTCAGCCGCATCATCGGTGGCACGCCGTAGATGATGGTGGCAATGATTGCCGGGACCTTGCCCAGGCTGAAGACCATCACCGCCGGGATCAGATACACCCACGGCGGCACGGTCTGCATGACATTCAGCAAAGGGCCTACGGCGGCATCCATACGCTTGTAGCGAGCCGCCAGGATACCCAGCGGAAAAGCGATGCTGACGGATATCAGCACTGACACGCTGACCAGCGCCATGGTCTGCATCGAAGCCACCCACAGCCCGGACAGCAGGCAGAAGCCCAGCATGGCCACGGCCAGCAGCGCCGCCCGCAGGTTGATGAAGAAATACGCCAGGGCGGTTACCGCGGCGATGAGCAGCCAGGCAGGAATGGACAGCAGGGCCATCTCACAGCCCCCCAGAACCCACTCGATCAGCCGGCTGATGGCGGCGAACAGCGGGTGCAGGTTGGCGTTGAGCCAATCCACTGCCGGAGCCAGGTATTCACCCGGCGAAAATCGAATGTCGGCAAGGCTCATGAACGGCCTCCAGTTTCGTTGCCCGGGACCAGCCCCTGGGTCATCCGGTCGAGAATCAGGGTGAGGATGACGATGGCGATGGACGCGTTGATCGACTTGGCGATGTCCAGGGTGCGGATCGCGCCATAGATCGACTCGCCCAGACCGCCGGAGCCGACGATGCCCGCGATGACCACCATGCCGAAAGCCATCATCAGGCTCTGGTTGACACCCGCCATGATGCTCGGCAAGGCGAACGGCAGGCGGATCTTGAAGAACAGCTGCCAGCCAGTGGTGCCATTGGACTCCCCCAGCTCCAGGAACGGCTTGGGTGTCATGCGTACACCCAGCGCGGTCAGGCGCAGCACCGGCGGTACGGCGACGATGAAGGTGGCGACCAGAGCGGTTCCCGCACCGTAACCGAGCAAGGCAATGGCCGGCAGCAGATAGATGTACGGCGGCAACGTCTGCAGCAGATCGAGCACGGGCCCGGTAAGCCGATCGAGTGCCGGTATCAGGCCGGCGGCGACCCCCACCGGAATGCCGACTGCCAGCGCCAGGCTGGTGGCGGCCAGTACCAGCGCCAGAGTGCTCATGGTTTCCGGCCACAGGCCCATCAGCTCGCAGAAGCACAAGGCCAGGGCGGTGCCCACCGCGAAGCGCGCACTGCGCGACAGTCGCCAGGCCAGCAGTGCGATCAGTACGGCAACGACATAGAACGGCGCCGCGCTGAACAGCCAGTAGGTCACCTGGTAAAGCGTCTTGAGTCCGGCGTTGAAGGCATCGAAGGCCGTCGACCAGTTATCTGCCATCCAGCCGAGGACTGCATCGACGCGCTCGTCGAACGCAGCGGCAAAATCGGCCGGATTCATGACAGATTCTCCAGCGCAGCATCGTGGTGTGCCTCCTGGAACTCATTGGCCACACCCTGCACACCGCGCAGCAGGTCGCGTTGAGTCACCACCCCTACCCGGCGGCCATGCTCGACCACCGCCAGCGCGTCGCGGTCACTGCGGATCAGCAGGTTGATCAGTTCGTCCAGATCGGCACTGGCATCCGCCGTCGGGAGCGTGTCGACATCGCGTTGCGGTTGTGCCGCCCGCCAGACGTCGAGCGGCGTCATCACCGCCGCCGCCTTGACCAGATGCAAGCGCGAGATGCCCGCGACGAAATCGGCTACGTAATCATCGGCCGGGTGCAGGACGATTTCTTCCGCCGTGCCCTCCTGGATGATCATCCCGTCTTTCATGATCGCGATACGGTCACCGATGCGGATCGCCTCTTCCAGGTCGTGGGTGATGAACACCGCCGATTTGCCCAGCGACTTGGCCAGGTCACGGAATTCATCCTGCAGCTGGCGACGAATCAAGGGGTCCAAGGCACTGAACGGCTCGTCCATGAGGATGACTTCGGGGTCGGAGGTGATCGCCCGGGCCAGGCCCACGCGCTGCTGCATGCCCCCCGACAGTTCGGACGGGTAACGATTGACCCAGTCGGACAGACCGACCTTGGCCAGTGCCTGCTCGGCCACGCGATGCCGCTCGGCCTTCGACACACCACGCACCTCCAGACCGAAGGCGGCGTTCTCCAGTACGGTGCGGTGCGGCAGCAGGGCCACGCCCTGGAACACCATGCCGATATGCCGGGCGCGAATTTCGCGCAGCTCGGCCCCCTCGAGCTTGGCGAGGTCCTTGCCCTTGATGAGAATCTGCCCGGAAGTGGACGCAATGAGTTTGTTGAACATGCGAATCAAGGTGGACTTGCCGCTGCCGGACAACCCCATGATGCAAAAGATCTCGCCGCGTCGCAGCTGGATATTCACATCGGAAACACCTACCACACAGCCGAA
The Pseudomonas sp. DTU_2021_1001937_2_SI_NGA_ILE_001 DNA segment above includes these coding regions:
- a CDS encoding NAD(P)H-dependent glycerol-3-phosphate dehydrogenase, with protein sequence MSTLQPVAVLGGGSFGTAIANLLAANGHPVRQWMRDPEQAEAIRVNRENPRYLKGIKVLPGVEPVTDLTATLDDCELLFVALPSSALRAVLAEHVERLAGKMLVSLTKGIEAQSFKLMSQILEEIAPKARIGVLSGPNLAREIAEHALTATVVASEDEALCQKVQAALHGPTFRVYASNDRFGVELGGALKNVYAIVAGMAVALGMGENTKSMLITRALAEMTRFAVSQGANPMTFLGLAGVGDLIVTCSSPKSRNYQVGYALGQGLSLDEAVSRLGEVAEGVNTLKVLKAKSQEVKVYMPLVAGLHAILFEGRTLAQVIEALMRGEPKTDVDFISTTGFN
- a CDS encoding response regulator, whose product is MRLRHWDIHTRTQFISLGPALLLTLALTAFFTFVRLQDLREEINHTGQLIANQLAPAAERGVITDDEESLKALMRATLSMPSVQYVEIQDSSNMPLTYVEQPPDRTQPGRQLDIFQAPIQASAHSAGAMDPRRYSANGAGYLGRVLVGMSSDTFNQRQQEILLKAGLLAFIALLFTFLLARRLARSLSRPVSEMGEALKAMQKGDYHTPLPVIDDAELGALARHINNLAANLEKASQEQQHSMAQLIQTREQAEQASKAKSDFLAMMSHELRTPMNGVLGMLQLMGTTSMTVEQAEYAALATESTEHLLKVINDILDFSRIERDALQLEGIAFNLAELIVASTQAFNPTAQQRKLSLELDLQEGLERLDVIGDPTRIRQILVNLIGNALKFTEVGGVNVRAGWVATDDEQVMLTCAVQDTGIGIRAECLESMFEAFQQADSSISRRYGGTGLGLPIARTLAERMGGNLQARSEEGVGSVFTLTLPLRRALPAVADNAVADTDSEEAVGERCVLLVEDNPVNSTVVKAMLKSLGLRVEVAVNGAEAVQMARSGHYALILMDCRLPVLDGYEATRQIRQIEGLERLPIIALTANALQGDRDACLQAGMTDYLAKPFKQADLQQVLRRWLAFRAPVTGEK
- the fabA gene encoding 3-hydroxyacyl-[acyl-carrier-protein] dehydratase FabA, with product MTKQHAFTREDLLRCSRGELFGPGNAQLPAPNMLMVDRITHISEEGGKYGKGELVAELDINPDLWFFACHFEGDPVMPGCLGLDAMWQLVGFYLGWQGNPGRGRALGSGEVKFFGQVLPSAKKVTYNIHIKRTMRGKLVLAIADGTVSVDGREIYSAEGLRVGLFTSTDNF
- the fabB gene encoding beta-ketoacyl-ACP synthase I, whose product is MRRVVITGLGIVSCLGNDKDTVSANLRASRPGIRYNPEYAEMGLRSQVSGSIDLNLEELIDRKVFRFVGHAAAYAYLAMADAIKDSGLTEEQISNPRTGLIAGSGGASTLNQMEALDILREKGVKRVGPYRVTRTMSSTVSACLATPFKIKGLNYSIASACATSAHCIGTAMEQIQMGKQDIVFAGGGEEEHWSQSFLFDAMGALSSKRNDTPEKASRAYDADRDGFVIAGGGGMVVVEELEHALARGAKIYAEVVGYGATSDGYDMVAPSGEGAIRCMQQALSTVDTPIDYLNTHGTSTPVGDVAEMKGVREVFGDKAPAISSTKSLSGHSLGAAGVHEAIYCMLMMEGNFIAGSANIDELDPEVADLPIVRQTQENAKIDTVMSNSFGFGGTNATLVLKRWQGK
- a CDS encoding GlxA family transcriptional regulator, with amino-acid sequence MVERRQFSEGLQGQNLRYVGDKGDTPRQARVGFLLLEHFSLPAFTQALDTLVTANLIRSGLFVTRTFSLNGDSVVSDLGLVICPDACLEPMALQGLDLLVLCSGLRTPLRAHPALNALLHLAAERGVALAGLWSGAWFLGQAGLLDGYQCAVHPEQRAVLAETAREARVTSESYRVDRDRLTAASPTGAFNMVLEWINTLHGRGLVDAIVDILAFEESRYRRAKPSLHEKMSEPLREAINLMSANIEEPLSQDQLSSYVGRSKRQIERLFKEQLGTTPVRYYLELRITESRRLLQHSDLPIVEVGVACGFVSPSHFSKCYASFYGYSPSREVRFGNVSGQRSARQKAALKEV
- a CDS encoding ABC transporter permease, whose protein sequence is MSLADIRFSPGEYLAPAVDWLNANLHPLFAAISRLIEWVLGGCEMALLSIPAWLLIAAVTALAYFFINLRAALLAVAMLGFCLLSGLWVASMQTMALVSVSVLISVSIAFPLGILAARYKRMDAAVGPLLNVMQTVPPWVYLIPAVMVFSLGKVPAIIATIIYGVPPMMRLTTLAFKQLPKDLLELGQALGAPPRAILFKIEIPAAMPTLLVGLNQCILLSLAMVVLAGLVGAGGLGAEVTRGLTRMEMGLGLRAGLAIVAVALLLDRLSRGALQRSRVSLAG
- a CDS encoding ABC transporter permease, with the translated sequence MNPADFAAAFDERVDAVLGWMADNWSTAFDAFNAGLKTLYQVTYWLFSAAPFYVVAVLIALLAWRLSRSARFAVGTALALCFCELMGLWPETMSTLALVLAATSLALAVGIPVGVAAGLIPALDRLTGPVLDLLQTLPPYIYLLPAIALLGYGAGTALVATFIVAVPPVLRLTALGVRMTPKPFLELGESNGTTGWQLFFKIRLPFALPSIMAGVNQSLMMAFGMVVIAGIVGSGGLGESIYGAIRTLDIAKSINASIAIVILTLILDRMTQGLVPGNETGGRS
- a CDS encoding betaine/proline/choline family ABC transporter ATP-binding protein; this encodes MNTVKHDTDEVLVSCQSVWKVFGENASAAMQAYIERGLSKKQILQDFGCVVGVSDVNIQLRRGEIFCIMGLSGSGKSTLIRMFNKLIASTSGQILIKGKDLAKLEGAELREIRARHIGMVFQGVALLPHRTVLENAAFGLEVRGVSKAERHRVAEQALAKVGLSDWVNRYPSELSGGMQQRVGLARAITSDPEVILMDEPFSALDPLIRRQLQDEFRDLAKSLGKSAVFITHDLEEAIRIGDRIAIMKDGMIIQEGTAEEIVLHPADDYVADFVAGISRLHLVKAAAVMTPLDVWRAAQPQRDVDTLPTADASADLDELINLLIRSDRDALAVVEHGRRVGVVTQRDLLRGVQGVANEFQEAHHDAALENLS